One part of the Phycisphaeraceae bacterium genome encodes these proteins:
- the rho gene encoding transcription termination factor Rho, producing the protein MSQLQRMGIEELHKVADKEGLQDFHQIPKQELIFKVLKARAAKQGLMIGEGTLEIMQDGFGFLRSAEQSYLAGPDDIYVSPTQIRRYGLKKGMVVRGAIRPPKESERYFALLRVDDVNNRTPATIHELSNFEDLTPLHPEQRFVLETTPDQIEMRVVDLVAPIGKGQRALIVAPPRTGKTVLLQRMTQAIHKNYPDTKIIVLLVDERPEEVTDFRRNVGKDVEVVASTFDEDSSRHVQVCEMVIEKARRMVEFGDDVVILLDSITRLARAYNSNMPHSGKIMTGGLDSNALQRPKKFFGAARAIENGGSLTIIGTALVDTGSKMDEVIFEEFKGTGNSELHLDRKLMDKRIYPCIDVAASGTRREELLLDKKELELVYRLRKVLSDMNVVEAMELMKNRLTKVKTNAEFLMTMNMG; encoded by the coding sequence ATGTCCCAGCTGCAGCGCATGGGGATCGAGGAACTGCACAAGGTCGCTGACAAGGAAGGCCTGCAGGACTTCCACCAGATTCCCAAGCAAGAGTTGATCTTCAAGGTTCTCAAGGCCCGTGCTGCGAAGCAGGGACTGATGATCGGCGAGGGCACGCTGGAGATCATGCAGGACGGCTTCGGCTTCCTCCGCTCCGCCGAGCAGTCATACCTGGCTGGCCCGGACGATATTTACGTGTCGCCCACGCAGATCCGGCGTTACGGCCTCAAGAAGGGGATGGTCGTTCGAGGCGCCATCCGGCCGCCGAAGGAGAGCGAGCGGTACTTCGCCCTTCTTCGGGTTGATGACGTCAACAACCGGACTCCCGCGACTATCCACGAGCTCTCCAACTTCGAGGATCTCACGCCGCTCCACCCCGAGCAGCGGTTCGTGCTCGAGACAACCCCCGACCAGATCGAGATGCGGGTGGTGGACCTTGTGGCTCCGATCGGCAAAGGCCAGCGAGCGCTGATTGTCGCGCCGCCCCGCACCGGAAAGACGGTGCTGCTGCAGCGCATGACGCAGGCGATCCACAAGAACTACCCGGATACCAAGATCATCGTGCTGCTGGTCGATGAGCGCCCCGAGGAGGTCACGGACTTCCGCCGCAACGTCGGCAAGGACGTTGAGGTTGTCGCGAGCACCTTCGACGAGGATTCCTCACGCCACGTGCAAGTGTGCGAGATGGTCATCGAGAAGGCCCGGCGGATGGTCGAGTTCGGGGACGATGTGGTCATCCTGCTCGACTCGATCACCCGGCTCGCCCGCGCGTACAACTCGAACATGCCCCACTCGGGCAAGATCATGACCGGCGGTCTCGACTCCAACGCCCTGCAGCGACCCAAGAAGTTCTTCGGAGCGGCCCGGGCGATCGAGAACGGCGGCTCGCTGACCATCATCGGCACCGCGCTCGTCGATACCGGCTCGAAGATGGACGAGGTCATCTTCGAGGAGTTCAAGGGAACCGGCAACTCGGAACTGCACCTGGACCGCAAGCTCATGGACAAGCGCATCTACCCCTGCATCGACGTCGCCGCATCCGGCACACGGCGGGAGGAGCTGCTGCTCGACAAGAAGGAGCTCGAACTGGTCTACCGGCTCCGAAAGGTGCTTTCGGATATGAACGTTGTCGAGGCCATGGAGTTGATGAAGAATCGGCTGACCAAGGTCAAGACCAACGCCGAGTTCCTGATGACGATGAACATGGGCTGA
- a CDS encoding SDR family NAD(P)-dependent oxidoreductase: MAEQVFTNRLVIVTGGTGALGSAVVGRLLAAGARVSVPCVHPKEHDRFPHKSHERVRVSMGVELTDEGAVERFYAESMAWGSPAGSPRPVWASIHIAGGFGMKPVAETSRDEFVSMMQTNALTCFLCCREAVRAMARGGGGRIVNVAARPAIEPRLGVGMVPYTASKAAVAAMTQALGEEVVGRGVLVSAVVPSIMDTPANRAAMPDADHSKWPSVDSVAATVCFLASPENTSTRSALVPVYGGS; encoded by the coding sequence ATGGCCGAACAAGTGTTTACGAACCGCCTCGTCATCGTGACCGGTGGAACCGGCGCGCTTGGTTCGGCCGTGGTCGGCCGACTGCTCGCGGCTGGGGCGAGGGTCAGCGTTCCCTGCGTGCACCCGAAGGAACACGATCGGTTCCCGCACAAGTCCCATGAGAGGGTGCGGGTGAGCATGGGTGTGGAACTCACCGACGAGGGCGCGGTCGAGCGGTTCTACGCCGAATCGATGGCATGGGGCTCTCCGGCGGGTTCTCCGAGGCCGGTCTGGGCCTCCATTCATATCGCCGGGGGATTCGGGATGAAGCCTGTCGCGGAGACGTCGCGCGACGAGTTCGTGTCGATGATGCAGACGAATGCCCTCACATGCTTCCTTTGCTGCCGCGAGGCGGTTCGGGCAATGGCCCGCGGCGGGGGAGGACGGATTGTCAATGTCGCCGCCCGACCGGCAATCGAGCCAAGGCTTGGGGTTGGCATGGTGCCGTACACCGCGAGCAAGGCGGCCGTTGCCGCCATGACCCAGGCGTTGGGCGAGGAAGTCGTCGGCAGGGGGGTGCTGGTGTCCGCGGTCGTCCCATCCATCATGGACACGCCGGCCAACCGTGCGGCGATGCCGGACGCGGACCATTCGAAGTGGCCGAGTGTCGACTCGGTCGCGGCGACGGTGTGTTTCCTGGCGTCGCCAGAAAACACGTCGACTCGCAGCGCGTTGGTCCCGGTGTACGGAGGATCGTGA
- the flgG gene encoding flagellar basal-body rod protein FlgG, giving the protein MAVIALQSAASAMTALNTSMDVIANNLANVNTPGFKSSRANFQDLLYSKVKQPGLETSTGDRPPFGLFVGLGTRISGTQLNFTEGSPITSDRPLDVMIDGQGFFQVQVPDSQAPGNIAYTRNGQFAVNADGEIVLASDTGRRLIPNITIPSDATGISIQNDGTVLVTQPGSLEATQVGQIEISTFINPQGLQQVGDNLYIATDASGPPIDGTPGTDNRGVLQSNQYEASNVDPTRELIDLIKTQRAFEMNSNTIRAADESLRTVATLRR; this is encoded by the coding sequence ATGGCCGTTATTGCCCTTCAGTCCGCCGCCTCCGCCATGACGGCGCTGAACACGTCGATGGACGTCATCGCCAACAATCTGGCGAACGTCAACACTCCCGGATTCAAGTCCAGCCGGGCCAACTTTCAGGACCTGCTCTACTCCAAGGTCAAGCAGCCCGGCCTGGAGACGTCCACCGGTGATCGCCCGCCCTTCGGGCTCTTCGTCGGCCTGGGCACCCGAATCAGCGGCACGCAGCTCAACTTCACCGAAGGCTCTCCCATCACCAGCGATCGGCCCCTCGATGTGATGATCGACGGGCAAGGGTTCTTCCAGGTCCAGGTCCCCGATTCGCAAGCGCCCGGGAACATCGCGTACACGCGCAACGGGCAGTTCGCCGTCAATGCCGATGGCGAAATCGTGCTCGCCTCGGACACGGGACGCCGCCTGATCCCCAATATCACCATCCCGAGCGATGCAACGGGCATCAGCATCCAGAACGACGGCACGGTGCTGGTGACCCAGCCGGGATCGTTGGAGGCGACCCAGGTTGGCCAGATCGAGATCAGCACCTTCATCAACCCCCAAGGACTTCAGCAGGTCGGCGACAACTTGTACATCGCCACTGACGCCTCCGGACCACCGATCGACGGCACGCCCGGGACCGACAACCGCGGTGTGCTCCAGTCCAACCAGTACGAAGCCTCGAACGTCGACCCCACCCGCGAACTGATCGACCTGATCAAGACGCAGCGAGCATTCGAGATGAACTCCAACACGATCCGTGCAGCGGATGAGTCGCTCCGCACGGTGGCCACTCTGAGGAGGTAA
- a CDS encoding flagellar hook-basal body complex protein, translating to MNYGLYLAASGVLTSMYRQDVLSNNLANVDTAGFKPDTPVFRSRSAARIEDGLALPSNAMLERLGAGVALGPDRISMLPGPVETTNDQFTAAISGDGFFAVSFNDGQSPQLRLTRDGRFARRADGTLLHAASGASMLDPQDKPITLANRPFTINQDGAIVQDGREVARLQVTSVPDAGSLEKAGRNLLGMSPEQAAQRRPAPGGVTQRALERSATDPILTTMGITDASIDVQLNSRAIQIFDELMGRAINTFARVA from the coding sequence ATGAACTATGGGCTTTACCTCGCAGCGTCCGGTGTGCTGACGTCGATGTACCGGCAGGATGTACTCTCAAATAACCTCGCCAACGTGGACACCGCCGGGTTCAAGCCCGACACCCCCGTGTTCCGCAGCCGCAGCGCCGCCCGCATCGAGGATGGCCTTGCTCTCCCATCGAACGCCATGCTCGAGCGGCTCGGTGCCGGGGTCGCCCTTGGACCCGACCGCATCTCGATGCTCCCGGGCCCTGTCGAGACGACCAATGACCAGTTCACCGCGGCGATCAGCGGGGACGGGTTCTTTGCGGTCTCGTTCAATGACGGCCAGTCGCCGCAGCTTCGCCTGACGCGGGACGGTCGCTTTGCCCGCCGGGCCGATGGCACACTGCTGCACGCCGCGAGCGGGGCGAGCATGCTCGACCCTCAGGACAAGCCCATCACGCTCGCCAACCGCCCGTTCACAATCAACCAGGATGGCGCCATCGTGCAGGACGGACGCGAGGTTGCTCGCCTCCAGGTCACCAGCGTGCCCGATGCCGGCTCGCTGGAGAAGGCCGGCCGAAACCTCCTTGGGATGTCTCCCGAGCAGGCTGCCCAGCGGCGTCCGGCGCCCGGCGGCGTGACGCAGCGCGCCCTTGAGAGGTCGGCAACCGATCCGATCCTGACCACGATGGGCATCACCGATGCCAGCATCGATGTCCAACTCAACTCCCGCGCCATTCAGATCTTCGACGAACTGATGGGGCGGGCCATCAACACCTTTGCGCGGGTCGCTTGA
- a CDS encoding flagellar basal body L-ring protein FlgH, which translates to MRTVAISIAVLLAAAGQAAGQALLQRPVSSGPQPGVITPSGPQGNPNVVIAPGSGPESAAASPQPGPGPAQGVTPPPQREPDGVAASLQPYSLFAVVPPPPRIYQKHDVVQVVINESSIQKFEATLDTKKKEALSAQLQGLPNLEKLLETQLQPYDTQQLLNLLLSGQNNFKGDGSLERSDRFTTRISATVIDVKPNGSLVLEARKSTSHNNETVSVVVAGVCRPEDITTPANTVQSSQLADLVIRVETTGDVSDTASKGWITKLFDAIFNF; encoded by the coding sequence ATGCGGACAGTCGCCATCTCGATTGCAGTACTTCTCGCCGCCGCGGGCCAAGCCGCGGGCCAAGCACTGCTGCAGCGGCCCGTCTCATCGGGGCCGCAACCGGGGGTAATCACCCCATCAGGCCCGCAGGGGAACCCGAATGTCGTGATCGCTCCCGGGAGCGGCCCCGAGTCCGCGGCTGCCTCGCCCCAGCCTGGTCCCGGGCCCGCGCAAGGCGTCACGCCCCCCCCGCAACGCGAGCCGGATGGTGTCGCCGCGTCACTCCAACCCTACAGCTTGTTCGCCGTTGTTCCACCGCCGCCGCGCATCTACCAGAAACACGATGTGGTCCAGGTGGTGATCAACGAATCGAGCATCCAGAAGTTTGAGGCGACGCTGGACACCAAGAAAAAGGAGGCTCTGTCGGCCCAACTCCAGGGCCTCCCGAACCTTGAGAAACTCCTCGAAACACAGTTGCAGCCCTATGACACCCAGCAGTTGCTCAACCTCCTGCTCTCGGGCCAGAACAACTTCAAGGGCGACGGCTCGCTGGAGCGGTCAGACCGCTTCACCACCCGGATCAGCGCCACGGTCATTGATGTGAAGCCCAACGGGTCCCTGGTGCTGGAGGCGCGTAAGTCCACCTCGCACAACAACGAGACCGTTTCCGTCGTTGTCGCCGGCGTGTGCCGCCCCGAGGACATCACGACCCCCGCCAACACCGTGCAGTCGTCGCAGCTGGCCGACCTGGTCATCCGCGTCGAGACCACGGGTGATGTCTCTGACACCGCCAGCAAGGGCTGGATTACTAAACTGTTCGACGCCATCTTCAACTTCTGA
- a CDS encoding inorganic diphosphatase yields the protein MVHPWHDVTPGIDENSLPSSFKAVIEIPKNSNNKYELDKGSGLLKLDRILSSAVHYPANYGFIPQTLGEDDDPLDVLVYCTEEIPPLCLCEARAVGLMTMVDHGQPDHKVISVLIGDPIYSEFNKASDFPRHIFRMLRQFFEEYKNLEGKAVDVDEIMPAEAAHAIIEDSLARYWKARRSGGIKGLIN from the coding sequence ATGGTCCACCCTTGGCACGACGTTACCCCCGGGATCGACGAGAACAGCTTGCCATCGAGCTTCAAGGCCGTAATCGAGATCCCCAAGAACTCGAACAACAAGTATGAACTCGACAAAGGCTCGGGGTTGCTCAAGCTCGACCGTATTCTGTCGTCCGCGGTCCACTACCCCGCAAACTACGGGTTCATCCCCCAGACGCTGGGCGAAGACGACGACCCGCTGGACGTGCTGGTCTACTGCACCGAGGAGATTCCCCCCCTGTGCCTGTGCGAAGCCCGGGCCGTCGGACTCATGACCATGGTGGACCACGGGCAGCCGGACCACAAGGTCATCTCCGTCCTCATCGGCGACCCGATCTACAGCGAGTTCAACAAGGCCTCAGACTTCCCTCGGCATATCTTCCGGATGCTCCGGCAGTTCTTCGAGGAGTACAAGAACCTCGAAGGGAAGGCGGTCGATGTTGACGAGATCATGCCCGCCGAGGCGGCGCACGCGATCATCGAAGACTCCCTGGCGCGGTACTGGAAAGCCCGCCGCAGCGGCGGGATCAAGGGCCTGATCAACTGA
- the coaE gene encoding dephospho-CoA kinase (Dephospho-CoA kinase (CoaE) performs the final step in coenzyme A biosynthesis.), which translates to MTGERILWESRASPWFVLLWRAGRWVGLAALAVALLNLTLLPQMTATLAAVAAWLFVLAFAAVVWASLVWANQTYVLTERRLIWRSGVFRRLVVEAPLQRIQNVVLFRSLRERIFGLGTLGFATAGTDGYEVVWTMVSSPQHVAALAREHLVQAGSADRSLGDPVPASARAVPEEPNWVPVVGIAGGIGSGKSEVAVAFSRLGAVVLDSDSEAKALLDDPEVSDQLVRWWGGEILGLDNRIDRSKVARIVFSDPTERRRLEEVIHPRLKAARLRRIDEVRVRRPAPSAIVIDAPLLYEAGVDAECDAVVFVDAPRALRLERVQRTRGWDEAELDRREAVQWPVAEKRRRAAYIVPNEGSVADLDRHAADVLGRLRSSHSHDRAGG; encoded by the coding sequence ATGACGGGAGAGCGGATTCTCTGGGAATCACGCGCCAGCCCGTGGTTCGTGCTGCTCTGGAGGGCGGGCCGGTGGGTCGGCCTGGCCGCGCTGGCGGTCGCACTCTTGAATCTCACTCTGCTCCCGCAGATGACGGCGACTCTCGCGGCCGTAGCGGCCTGGCTTTTTGTTCTCGCATTCGCCGCAGTCGTATGGGCCTCACTGGTCTGGGCAAACCAGACCTACGTTCTGACCGAGCGACGCCTGATCTGGAGATCCGGTGTCTTCCGGCGGCTGGTCGTTGAGGCGCCTCTCCAGCGAATCCAGAACGTCGTGCTCTTCCGTTCGCTGAGGGAGCGGATCTTCGGGCTCGGCACACTCGGATTCGCCACGGCGGGCACGGACGGGTACGAAGTCGTGTGGACCATGGTCTCCAGTCCGCAACACGTGGCCGCGCTGGCACGCGAGCACCTGGTGCAGGCCGGATCGGCAGATCGCTCGCTCGGCGACCCGGTTCCCGCGAGTGCTCGAGCCGTGCCTGAGGAGCCAAACTGGGTGCCAGTTGTCGGAATCGCGGGCGGTATCGGCTCGGGCAAGAGCGAAGTCGCAGTGGCTTTTTCGCGACTCGGTGCGGTCGTGCTCGATTCGGACTCCGAGGCCAAGGCCCTGCTGGACGATCCGGAGGTGAGCGACCAGTTGGTGCGATGGTGGGGGGGGGAGATCCTCGGCCTTGACAACCGGATCGATCGCTCAAAGGTGGCTCGAATTGTCTTCTCCGATCCTACCGAGCGTCGGCGGTTGGAGGAGGTGATCCACCCGCGGCTCAAGGCAGCACGCTTGCGTCGCATCGACGAGGTTCGGGTCCGGAGACCGGCCCCGTCGGCGATCGTCATCGATGCGCCGCTCCTGTACGAAGCCGGGGTCGACGCCGAGTGCGACGCCGTCGTCTTTGTCGACGCCCCCCGGGCCCTGCGGCTCGAACGGGTCCAACGGACTCGCGGCTGGGATGAGGCCGAACTGGACCGGCGCGAGGCGGTCCAGTGGCCGGTTGCGGAAAAGCGCCGTCGTGCAGCCTACATTGTTCCCAATGAGGGGTCGGTGGCGGATCTTGACCGGCATGCGGCGGATGTCTTGGGTCGCCTCCGTTCAAGCCACTCCCACGATCGTGCAGGCGGGTGA
- a CDS encoding TPM domain-containing protein, with protein MVVLTDLRWVVVVAIAALAGSLCSERSLADVTYPQRPAAGDVIADEAGLLTSTDADRIREIAQGLLEKDGIAIAVATITSMADHGASGWHIERYAHNLFDEWGVGSAANNRGVLLLVSKGDRKVRVEMGAAWNRDRDAAAAAVVSGVIVPAFKSGQFSRGIEQGVAGLAARLGSQHRLAGSSSAEPATGLPTGRAQTPAQAPTSTTSPSSGGVSSWLRGPAVLGPAACIVVGGAALFILIVVGRFGRSMRNYATTPLGGPAANATEGQMTTGSQVFGGFWPGFILGQMTGLRSSSNAGARGSSPGPSFFSGGGGFGGGGGSFGGGFSGGGGATGSW; from the coding sequence ATGGTCGTACTTACGGATCTGAGATGGGTTGTGGTTGTGGCGATCGCGGCCTTGGCTGGAAGCCTGTGCTCCGAACGATCGCTCGCCGATGTAACCTATCCGCAGCGGCCAGCGGCGGGGGATGTGATCGCCGATGAGGCGGGCCTGCTTACGTCGACGGATGCCGATCGCATACGGGAGATCGCCCAGGGGCTCCTTGAGAAGGATGGCATCGCGATCGCCGTTGCCACCATCACGTCGATGGCCGACCACGGGGCCAGCGGGTGGCACATCGAGCGGTACGCCCACAATCTCTTTGATGAGTGGGGGGTTGGTTCCGCGGCGAACAACCGCGGAGTGCTGTTGCTGGTCTCCAAGGGTGACCGGAAGGTTCGCGTTGAGATGGGGGCCGCGTGGAACCGAGACCGCGATGCCGCGGCGGCGGCGGTCGTTTCAGGCGTGATCGTTCCGGCCTTCAAGAGCGGCCAGTTCTCCCGCGGCATCGAGCAAGGTGTGGCGGGCCTTGCTGCCAGGCTTGGCAGCCAGCACCGGCTTGCCGGATCATCGTCGGCTGAACCCGCGACAGGCCTGCCAACAGGGCGGGCGCAGACGCCTGCCCAAGCCCCGACCAGCACTACGTCGCCAAGTTCGGGGGGAGTGTCTTCCTGGCTTCGAGGTCCTGCCGTCCTGGGCCCGGCCGCTTGTATCGTGGTCGGTGGCGCCGCCCTGTTCATTCTCATTGTGGTAGGCCGGTTCGGTCGTTCCATGCGGAACTACGCCACTACACCCTTGGGCGGGCCTGCGGCGAATGCAACAGAGGGCCAGATGACGACCGGTTCTCAGGTGTTCGGAGGTTTCTGGCCCGGCTTCATCCTCGGCCAGATGACCGGATTGCGGTCTTCCTCGAATGCGGGGGCTCGCGGGAGCTCACCTGGGCCATCGTTTTTCTCTGGAGGGGGTGGGTTTGGCGGCGGAGGCGGTTCCTTTGGCGGAGGGTTCTCCGGCGGCGGTGGCGCCACGGGTTCGTGGTAA
- a CDS encoding flagella basal body P-ring formation protein FlgA, which produces MTLRIVAILLAAIWLATPLHAQTTVQLRTSATVAEVRVITLADVASITGPEAATLGQIVVRSAAEGRAGDSDLTIASVRAALDAAKVNWGQVALRGSACRLRLGDAPDALDTAGSSRSPVPHNSLEPVHQLVDLSGPPTVRSAVVMRLCSLLGAEPQGLRVRFRAEDEPLLSQSIVSRRVDTQTGATRSSSRMSVQVYVYEGDRIAISGTIVVDALVLREVFSATTPIERGDVIRADLVVAGSQWIEPNARTPAQGGNVIGSVARSRISAGAVISLTDIEPALIAKRGDLIWVHCLSGSVNLKAKARVVADAHDGGLVSLRLEGSKQTFDARMSGPGVAVIDIDKATQAASTSR; this is translated from the coding sequence ATGACGCTCCGGATCGTGGCCATCCTGCTTGCGGCGATATGGCTTGCCACGCCTTTGCATGCCCAGACCACGGTCCAGCTCCGAACCTCTGCCACCGTCGCCGAGGTGAGGGTGATCACGCTCGCCGACGTGGCTTCGATCACGGGGCCGGAGGCCGCGACCCTCGGGCAGATTGTCGTACGCTCCGCCGCGGAAGGCCGGGCCGGGGACTCCGATCTCACCATTGCATCCGTGCGTGCTGCGCTGGACGCTGCCAAGGTCAACTGGGGCCAGGTAGCACTCCGCGGATCCGCGTGCCGTCTTCGCCTGGGCGATGCCCCCGATGCTCTCGACACCGCGGGCAGCTCCCGCAGTCCTGTGCCCCACAACTCCCTCGAGCCCGTACACCAGCTCGTCGACCTCTCCGGACCGCCGACGGTCCGCTCCGCGGTAGTGATGCGGCTCTGCTCGCTCCTGGGAGCGGAGCCCCAGGGCCTGCGAGTCAGGTTTCGGGCGGAAGACGAGCCCTTGCTAAGCCAGTCGATTGTCAGTCGGCGCGTCGACACCCAGACCGGCGCTACACGCTCATCTTCGCGCATGTCGGTGCAGGTCTATGTCTACGAGGGAGACCGTATCGCAATTTCCGGTACGATCGTGGTCGACGCCCTCGTGCTTCGCGAGGTGTTCAGCGCGACGACGCCGATCGAACGAGGCGATGTCATCCGAGCGGATCTGGTCGTCGCCGGGTCCCAGTGGATCGAGCCCAATGCCAGGACGCCCGCCCAGGGCGGCAACGTGATCGGCTCGGTGGCCAGGTCCAGGATCTCCGCCGGAGCGGTGATCAGCCTCACCGACATCGAGCCCGCTCTGATCGCGAAGCGCGGCGACTTGATCTGGGTGCACTGTCTCAGCGGTTCTGTGAACCTCAAGGCGAAGGCCCGGGTCGTCGCCGATGCTCATGACGGCGGCCTGGTCTCGCTCCGCCTCGAAGGCTCCAAGCAGACGTTCGATGCCCGCATGTCCGGCCCTGGCGTCGCCGTGATTGACATTGACAAGGCCACGCAGGCCGCCAGCACGTCCCGTTGA
- a CDS encoding DUF444 family protein, producing the protein MVSKIEQDHQRFRQIVRGKIRRELRRFIAKGELIGKEGRRFVSIPVHDIDIPTFRYGDNSGGVGMGEGEEGQGVGQGQSKGGDKEGKHILEVDVSLDELADILGEELQLPRIQPKGAHQITTTKDKYSGIRPQGPASLRHFKRTYREALRRQVALGTYDPDNPVIIPIKNDLRFRSWTEVRKPQSNAVIVYMMDVSGSMGEEQKEIVRLEAFWIDTWLRRNYEGIESRYVVHDVVAQEVDRKTFFSVREDGGTRISSALQCCKELLERRYDPGDWNIYLFHFSDGDNSSESDNRLCVQILEKHLVPVSNLFGYCQVTSPYGSGSFINVLREAFPTKEGQRVVTSRVGGRDDIYESLRTFFKAGK; encoded by the coding sequence ATGGTCAGCAAGATCGAACAGGATCACCAGCGCTTCAGGCAGATCGTCCGAGGCAAGATCCGGCGTGAGCTCCGGCGCTTTATCGCCAAGGGCGAGTTGATCGGCAAGGAGGGACGCCGGTTTGTCTCGATCCCGGTGCACGACATTGACATCCCGACGTTTCGCTACGGCGACAACTCCGGCGGCGTCGGGATGGGCGAGGGCGAGGAAGGGCAGGGGGTCGGACAGGGGCAGTCCAAGGGAGGCGACAAGGAAGGCAAGCACATCCTTGAGGTCGATGTCTCGCTCGACGAACTCGCCGACATCCTCGGCGAGGAACTGCAACTCCCGCGCATCCAGCCCAAGGGGGCGCACCAGATCACGACAACCAAGGACAAGTACTCGGGCATTCGGCCCCAAGGGCCCGCTTCGCTTCGTCACTTCAAGCGCACCTACCGCGAGGCACTGAGACGGCAGGTGGCCCTGGGCACCTACGACCCCGACAATCCCGTCATCATCCCGATCAAGAACGACCTGCGATTCCGCTCCTGGACCGAGGTGCGCAAGCCGCAAAGCAACGCCGTCATCGTCTACATGATGGACGTCTCCGGCTCAATGGGCGAGGAGCAGAAGGAAATCGTTCGCCTGGAGGCGTTCTGGATCGACACATGGCTCCGCCGCAACTACGAGGGGATCGAGAGCCGCTACGTGGTCCACGACGTCGTCGCACAGGAAGTCGACCGCAAGACGTTCTTCTCCGTCCGGGAGGACGGTGGCACCCGCATCTCGTCGGCGCTTCAGTGCTGCAAGGAACTTCTGGAACGCCGCTACGACCCCGGGGATTGGAACATCTACCTGTTCCATTTCTCCGACGGCGACAACTCCTCGGAGTCGGACAACCGCCTCTGCGTCCAGATCCTCGAGAAGCACCTTGTCCCGGTCAGCAACCTCTTCGGGTACTGCCAGGTTACCAGCCCGTACGGATCCGGGTCGTTCATCAACGTCCTGCGGGAGGCGTTCCCGACCAAGGAGGGGCAGCGGGTTGTCACCAGCCGCGTCGGCGGGCGCGACGATATCTACGAGTCCCTGCGCACGTTCTTCAAGGCCGGCAAGTAG
- the hpt gene encoding hypoxanthine phosphoribosyltransferase produces the protein MQVGRILIDRQRIAARVEEMGEEISRDLAENVAACDGPIVLVPILTGAVVFVADLIRAMPLSMSIRPITVSSYPGAATTSQGANIRGGLPTDLHGTHVVVVDDILDSGRTLGVIRRMIAAQGTASLRLAVLLRKHKPKGRDEEVDVDYAGFDIEDEFVVGYGLDFDGYYRNLPDIGVLVPGV, from the coding sequence ATGCAGGTCGGCAGAATCCTCATTGATCGCCAGCGAATCGCCGCCCGAGTCGAGGAGATGGGCGAGGAGATCTCCCGCGATCTTGCGGAGAACGTCGCGGCCTGCGATGGCCCGATCGTCCTCGTTCCGATCCTGACCGGCGCCGTCGTGTTCGTCGCCGACCTCATCCGGGCCATGCCCCTGAGCATGTCAATCCGCCCGATCACCGTCAGCAGTTACCCCGGTGCGGCCACGACCTCGCAGGGTGCCAACATTCGCGGCGGGCTCCCGACCGATCTGCACGGCACCCACGTGGTCGTGGTGGACGACATCCTCGACTCCGGCCGAACGTTGGGTGTCATCCGCCGGATGATCGCGGCGCAGGGCACCGCCAGCTTGCGCCTCGCCGTCCTGCTCCGCAAGCACAAGCCCAAGGGTCGGGACGAAGAGGTCGACGTGGACTACGCCGGTTTCGACATCGAGGATGAGTTCGTGGTGGGCTACGGCCTCGATTTCGACGGGTATTACAGGAACCTGCCGGACATCGGCGTGCTTGTACCCGGCGTCTAG